DNA sequence from the Acetobacteroides hydrogenigenes genome:
ATACAGAATTTTCTCGGTCAGCGTAAGAGGACGACCAAGTAATGCTCTAGCAGCATCCACCTTCTCTGGTAGATTTGCATACACCAATTTAATGAGGTTGAGATCGAATAGCATTGCTTTGTGATTTATGTGTGTTCGTAACTAATTACATAACCTAACAACCCTCAAACCGTAATGTTTAAGGAGTCAATAGCCCAAGTGACAAGCAGGCAAAAAGCGCCTACTCGCGCTGCTTACAGGCAATTAAAAAGTCAGCAGTAAGAATATAATGGAAATTTCAGAAACGTCCCCGACAGCTATATTATAGAAGGATAACTCTAGAAATTCTAGAAGTTATTATTATGCCGCCGGTACTGGTTATCCCAATTTATGTAAAGGTAATAGCCCATGCTTATTTGAAATGTTCGATTGCAATATAACAGGATTGAACCATAAATCCGAGACAGATAAAAATCATTATACGGATAATTACACTATTCATTAAGGCATTCCTTACAAAACACCTTTCATTTAATTACAATCTAAATTGAATCATGGTTATATAGCGATTATAAACCCGTTCAAACAACCTCCTTTTATTGCGAATTATAGCTAGATTATTTTTGAGTTAAATTATAAAAATACGCCTTTCAATAGATTTCTTTTTCTACTAAAACAATCTCGAAGAACAATCCGTATAAGAAGAAAAAATTCTTCCGACCAACATTTAACACTTGCTCCGAAGTGTTATATTACAATATAATGATGGAAAATTAACAGCAACGCACTTCACATATAGCTAATTCTATTAAAACAACAGTTTCTTTGTGCAAACTTCAAATACATGTGCAGCTATGTACAATAAACCAGCACTACACTCTTTTCACATTCCTGTTATGGGAGTTGCTTATACCATAGACTCTCCCCTGAGAGTTGCGGAATATGGCATTTCATCGGTTATTTCGCTGGTAGATGACCTACTCATGGAGAAGATGCGCGAGCTATACAGCAAAAAGTTTGAGCTCCCCTTTTCGCCAATCTCCTCGAGCGATATTGATGCACGAGCAAAACGAATCACCTCCTACCTAAACATGATCGACACCATCGTTAAGGCTAAGGTAGACGAGTTGCTCAGCAAAAAGTCGAAGGTTGATTTACGTCGCTTTTCCGAGCTACTTCCCAACACCTCTACCATTAAACTAGAGCTTAACAGAGTCATAGAAAATAAAACAAACTCCACCAAAGAGTTTTGGAATAAGCTTAAGGAAAACCTAACCAGCGGGCTTATCGATGTAAACATCATGACCAAGGTAGACAAGGAGAACTACCACAACGGAGAAAAGCTCAGCGAAGAATATAATGATGCTCATGCTGCTCTTCGCGGATTTGCGCAGAGCAGCCTAACATCCTCCATTGTTTTATCGGCAGGGATGAATCCTAAACTTTACGGCTACATCGAATCTTTCGAAGACTTTTACCCCAATGCCAACTTCGAACTGAAGAAGAAGGTTACCTTGAAGGTGTCCGATTTCCGTTCGGCGCTTATTCAGGGTAAGTTTCTTGCTAAGAAAGGAATTTGGGTATCTGAATACCGTATTGAGTCGGGACTAAACTGTGGAGGACATGCCTTTGCAAGTGATGGACTTCTGCTAGGACCGATTCTTCAAGAATTTGCAGATAACCGCGAGGTACTTATCTCCTCGAACTTCGAGATATACGCAAAAGCCCTAGCTGACAAAGGTAAATTTATACCTCCAACACCTCCCGAACTTAAAATCAGCGTTCAGGGCGGAGTTGGAACCCACGAAGAGCATCAAATGCTCATCGACAAGTACAAGGTAGACTCAGTAGGCTGGGGATCGCCATTCCTACTTGTAAAAGAAGCCACCTGCGTTGACGATGAGACCCGCAAAAGGCTCGTAGATGCCCGAGAGGACGATCTTTACCTCAGCAACATCTCGCCACTTGGAGTGATGTTCAACAATCTGCGAGGAAGTTCCAAGGAGCAAGAAAGAGACATGCTTATTGCTAAAGGAAAACCCGGCAGCTACTGTCCAAAGCGCTACCTTGCGCTCAACAAGGAGTTTAGCGAACGAGGAGAATGCACCGCATCAATTTCCTTCATTAAAAAGAAAGTTGAAGAACTAAAGGGTAAGAATCTCCCCCAAGCAGAGTTCGACAAAGAGTACAAAAAGATCACCGAGAAATCGTGCCTATGTATAGGTTTGGTTACCTCTGCCTTTATCGAACATGGCATTGAGGGAGGAAAGGACTACAACGGGATTACAGTCTGTCCAGGACCAAATACAGCCTATTTCACCAAAGAGGCAACACTTAAAGAGATGGTTGGCCACATATATGGCACTAACAATGTAATAGAAAGAACAGACCGCCCTCATATGTTTATAAAGGAGTTAATGCTATACGTAAAGTATCTAAAGGATCGAATAGCAGAAAGTCCTGCTGAGGCAAACACTAAAGAGGCAAAGTTCTTTACTACCTTTAAGGAAAACCTTCAAAAAGGAATAGCATACTACAAATCGTTCTTCACCGAGGCTACCAAAGAAGGTAAGCAATCGTTAGAGCGACTGCTTAATATTGAAAAAGAAGTTGGTAGTATCTAACAAACAACAATATGATTAAGAAAAAGGGACGCATTCTGTGTCCCTTTTTTTATTCTATCTCAATCCCATACTTAGAGAAAAGTCCTAATGCGCTAGGATAAGCAAACTTTGCTCCTTTTACCCTATTCAATTCAAGATCGAAAGAATATTCCGTAGATGTTCGAAAGTCTGCCTGCTGAAGGTTGTTTTGCACAAACAAAGTATTCGCAAAGTTGCAGCTATCCAATATTGCATTAGACAGGTTGCACTCCTCGAACATAGCTGATTTTACAGAAGAGTTTCGAAAAGTAGTCCCCTTCATATTCTTTTTTAAGAAGATGGAATAGTCAAGCATGCAATCTGCAAAGCTTACAGCAAATAGGAAGTTGCTAGCAACAGAAAAGTCAACGCCAATAAGCTTACAGCCTGTGAACGTAGCATTTTTCAGGCCTGTACCATCCAACTTTACAAGACTAAAATCGCAGTTCACGAAATGGCAATCAATAAGTTCAATGCCACTAAACGACACTCCCGAAAAATCACAATTTTCAAAACGACAACTATCGTACTCAACACCATCTAAGCCAATTTCTGCAAAGCTTACGTTAGAAAAGATCTCATCGTCATACACCATCACATCAACTCGTTTTAATCCTCAACATTTTCCAGTATTTCCTTAATTCGGCCTACCTCGCCCGTTTCCAATCGAATCTTTATGCCATGAGGATGCGTACCCGAATTGGTTAGTATGTCCTTAACAACACCTTCCGTTAGCTCTCCCGTACGTTGATGCTCCTTTAGCACAATATTCACCAGCTGCCCTACTCTAACATCGCTTCTCTTTCTTCCATCCATGATTATCATTTTGTTGGCAAAGAAAGCAAAAAGGGTCGACAATATGCCGACCCTCAATATTTAAGAAAGAGCTTATCTTACTTTGGAAGCTGTGGTCCCGATGGTATAAGCGCAATAGCCGCATCGTTGTCACAGTACTGCTGGAAGTTTTTGATGTACATACCGGCAAGCTTAACAGCTTTTGCTTCCCACTCCTTAACATCTGCATAGGTACTGCGAGGATCAAGAATATCAGATACACCATTAAGCGACTTAGGCGCAGTAAGGTTCATAATTGGAATATGAACGGTTTCAGCCTTTTCGATAGAACCATCAATAATAGCATCGATGATAGCACGAGTATCCTTTAAAGAGATTCGCTTTCCGGTACCATTCCATCCAGTGTTTACCAAGTATGCCTTAGCTCCGTGCTCGCGCATCTTGTCGGCAAGTACCTTAGCGTAAACGGTTGGGTGAAGGGTAAGGAACGCCTCTCCGAATGCTGGAGAGAACGAAGGTACTGGCTCGGTAATACCACGCTCGGTACCAGCAAGCTTTGAGGTAAAGCCGCATAGGAAGTGGTATTGAGCTTGTTTCTCGTCAAGTATAGAAACTGGAGGTAATACTCCGAATGCATCAGCAGAAAGGTAGATAACCTTCTTTGCATGACCGGCACGCGATGGAAGAACTATTTTGTTGATGTGGTAGATTGGGTAAGATACGCGGGTATTCTCTGTTCTAGAGTCATCAGCGAAATCTGGAGTACCATCTTCCTTAACAACAACATTCTCAAGAAGCGCATCACGACGAATTGCTCTCCAGATATCAGGCTCGTTTTCTTTGCTTAGGTTGATAACCTTAGCGTAGCAACCTCCTTCGTAGTTAAAAATACCGTGGTTGTCCCAGCCGTGCTCGTCGTCTCCTATTAGGTAGCGCTTTGGATCGGCAGAAAGGGTAGTCTTACCAGTTCCCGATAGACCGAAGAAAATAGCAACATCGCCACCTTCGCCAACGTTGGCCGAGCAGTGCATCGACGCAATACCCTTTAATGGCAGGTAGAAGTTCATCAACGAGAAGATGCCCTTCTTCATTTCGCCACCATACCAGGTACCACCACAAACCGACATCTTTTGGCCAAGGTTGAAGAGTATGAATACGTCTGAGTGTAACCCTTGCTCCTTCCATTGTGGGTTGGTTGCTTTAGAACCATTTAGGAATACGAAATCGGGTTCTCCGAAATTAGCCAATTCGTAGTGCGAAGGACGTATGAACATGTTGGTTACAAAGTGTGCTTGCCATGCAACTTCCATGATAAAGCGCACCTTCATACGAGTATCGGCATTTGTACCACAGAATACGTCAACTACGTATAGCTTCTTAGAAGATCCAAGCTGTTCGGTTACCAGGTTTTTGCAGTGATCCCAAATCTCAGTGCTTACAGGACGATTGATGGTCCCATCCCACCACATGTTCTTCTCTGTAATTTCGTCCTTAACAAAGAATTTATCTTTAGGAGAACGACCTGTAAAGATACCGGTATCTACAGCAACGGCTCCGGTTGTTGTAACCGTACCCTTTTCGAAGCCTTCGTTTTTCGAATCGATTTCGGCTTGATACAGCTCTTCGTAACTTGGGTTATGAACAATTTCAAAGTTGCCCTTAATCCCATACTTGCTTAAATCTATGCTCATATTCATAGGGAATTTTACTATGTAATTTCAGTTTTTTCAATCTTACTCTTAAAATAATCCTGTGCTCTCTTCCCCTAGATACGCAAACGAAATGCCAGTGGCAGCAATTAAAATCAACTTTTTCAAAAATAAAACATACAAAGCTGTGAATAATAAGCAAAAAAGACCACCAGCAGTGCAAACGTTTGTCTTTCTATAACCACGCCTAAAATTAAACTTTTCCACTGCCGATCAATACCAAAATGTGAATTTTATATAAATATTTATAACTTTACACTGCGAAATTTGCTTCTCTCGCAAAAAAAGATGTTAGTTCCTTAACACATCTCTTCAAAATAAGAGGTCCTCTTCTGATATCAACAACAGGTAGGCATCACTGCACATGTCATACTGGTTTCATGCGGTCAAGAATATCTGTTCCAACTACAAACTACTTCTTCTCACTCTTCTTTTGCTGTTATTACATTCTTTTCCAACTGGCAGAAACTGTAACAGAAAAAGAAAACCTTCGTCATTCGACCAAAAAACAACCAACCCATGAAACATCTTTTCGCACAAACCTTCCTTCTCTTAGCTCTCTTTGGAGCATCAGCGCATGACGTATCGGCCATGGCCGGCAAGTATTCTGTAAAAGGCCGGGTAGTAGACACCGATACGAAAAAACCAATTGAGTTTGCCTCTGTGGTGCTCATCGCAGTACCCGACTCCACTATCAAAAGTTCAGCACTTACCGACCCGAATGGAAACTATACTTTTACCAACGTTGCCGAAGGCAGCTACGTGGTGAAGGCGCAAATTGTTGGCTACAGCCCAAACTTCTCGAGCAGGTTTGCCAGTACCCCCAACACCAAAGTTGCAGATATCCCTATTAAATCATCAGCAGTGATCAAAGAGGTTATGGTTACAGGCAAGAAGCCCTACATCGAGAAAAAGGCAGACAGGACGGTGCTAAACATCGAAAGCAGCGCAACTGCTTCAGCCGAATCGGCCTATGAAAGCACAAATTGTAGGATACACCCCCAATCTATCTGATAAGTTTAGAAGCGCACCAAGTACAAACGTTGCTGATATAGCCATTAAAACATCTGCCGTAATCAAGGAGGTAACCGTTACAGGGAAAAAACCATACATCGAAAAAAAGGCTGATAGGACTGTGCTAAATATCGAAAATAGCGCAACAGCTTCAGCCGAATCGGCTTACGAGGTTTTGAAAAAAGCGCCAAACATCAATATCGACAAGGACGACAACATAAACATCAACGGAAAGCAGGGTGTTACCGTTATGATTAACGACCGCCCTACACAACTCTCAGGAACCGATTTGGCCAACTACCTAAAGGGGCTTCAGGGTTCTGAAATTGAGAAGGTGGAGATCATCAACAATCCTCCATCACGCTACGATGCTGCTGGTAATACGGGCATAATCAACATTAGAACGAAGCGAAACTTTAAGCCAGGTTTTAATGGCAGCATCAATGGCGGAATTACCTACAATGGTCAAGTAGGTGGCTCTGGTGGCATCAACCTTAATCTTCGCAGCGGGAAAACCAACGTTTATGCCAGCTACAATCCAGGAACATATCCTGGCGATAACGACATCGAATTAAAAAGAAAAATCTTCTACAACAACCAATCGTGGTTATTAGACCAAAAGAACAGGATTGAATGGAGATACAATGCAAACAGCTTTAAAACCGGCGTTGACTACGACATTAACAAGAAGAATACCATTGGCATAATGGTTAGCGGCTATGCCAATAGCATGGACAACTCAACAAGCGGCACAACCAACTTCTTAAGCAATAAGCCTACTGCCGATTCGTCTATTTATAGCAATAATCCAACCGATGGTACATTTAGGAATATGAGCTACAACTTCAACTACAAGTCGATCTTGGATACAACAGGAAAAGAGCTTAATGTAGATGTAGACTATGCTCGCTTTGACAACAACTCGGATGCAAGAAACGAAACCTACTACTATGATGCAACCGGAATTGCAATAAGAGACCCTAAGCTGCTTAAGAGCGAATCGCCTTCCGATATCACCATTAAGTCGGCTAAAGCAGACTACGTACATCCATTCAACAAAATATTCCGCCTTGAAGCAGGTGCAAAGGTTAGCGCTGTAGAAACCGACAACAATCTAAATTACTACATAATACAGAATAGTAGCGAAACATTTGATCCAAGCCGCTCTAACCATTTTGTATACAAAGAGGATATTGCAGCGGGTTACCTGAGCCTCTCCTACGATAAAAACAGCACCAGCATTAAGGGAGGCTTGCGCGTTGAGCACACATCCAGCAACGGAAACTCGATAACGATGAACAAGGTGGTTGACCGCTCGTATGTTGACTTCTTCCCTACGTTCTTCGTTCAGCAAAAGATCAACGAGAATAATACTATTGGTTTAAGCTACAATAGGCGTATCGACCGTCCTCGTTACCGAGACCTTAATCCGTTCCGTTTCTACTTGGATGAGTATACCTTCATGGAAGGGAATCCGTTCCTCGATCCCCAATACACCAACAACATCTCAGTAAACCATTCGTGGAAAAACATGATCTTTACCGAGTTCACCTATACCAACACTCAGGATGTAATGGTACAGATTGTGGAGCAAAACGACGAAACAAAAGTTGGTAAGCAAACCATGAAAAATCTTGAAAGTTTAAACTCTTTCTCGCTTACGAATAGCATTAACGTTAGTCCTACCCAATGGTGGCGAAGCAACAACAACATTACGGCCTACTACAATAGCTACAAGAAAGCGGATAGCAACCTAGATCAAACCAACAGCAAGCTTTCGGTAAACATTTCGTCGTCCAACAGCTTTATACTTCCAAAGAAGTATACGCTCGAGCTAATGGCTTTTTACCAGTCGCCACTAGCCTATGGGATGTTCCAAATTGAGGACATGTACTCAATTAACCTTGGCATCCAAAAATCTTTTATGGATGGAAAGGCTCGTGTAAAAGTATCGTTTGATGATATTTTCAATACGATGAGGAATAAAGCCTCTGCCAACTACGACAACATCCATGTATGGTCGCATACCAAATGGAGCTCGCAAAGAATTGGCATCAACTTCTCGTATCGTTTTGGAAAAACAAACATGAAGCCATCGCGCCAGCGCCGTTCAGGACTCGAAGATGAAAGCAACCGCGTAGGTAGCGGACGCCAATAAGCAGCAATAACCAAACCCAATAATCAACAGAAGGTCTGCCAGAGAAAAGCTCTGCAGACCTTTTTTTAAGCCCAAAATCGTTCTGATGGCTCCGCTTAATCCGTAGCTTAAAAAGCTCGCGAGCTCTTGACTAAAAGCTGGCGAGCTTTTGTTTGAAAGCTGACGAGCTCTTAGATAAAAGCTGGCGAGCTCTTGGTTGAGAGCTCGCCAGCTTTTGGACAAACGCATTAGACCTTTTAAAAGAACCCCTTTTAGCTAGCTTGCGGTTGCCAATTTGAGCTTTAAAATTGCTTAGGTTCGAATTCAACATTATAAAAAAGGAATGCCCACATATCGGCAGCCTCATCTATCACCTTCGAGGTTGGCTTACCGGCTCCATGTCCAGCCTTTGTTTCAATGCGAATAAGCGCAGGATTAACTCCTGCAGCCATTTCCTGTAAAGTGGCGGCAAACTTAAACGAATGGGCAGGCACCACACGATCGTCGTGGTCGGCAGTCATGATAAGCGTTGCCGGATAGGTAGCCCCATCCTTAATATTATGTAGAGGAGAGTAACGGTAGAGATACTCGAACTGCTCTTGGCTATCGCTGCTTCCATACTCTACCACCCAGCCCCAGCCAATGGTAAAGCGGTGGTAGCGCAGCATATCGAGCACGCCCACTTGAGGGATGGCAACCCTAAAGAGTTCGGGCCGCTGGGTCATGGCAGCACCAACCAGCAGGCCACCATTAGAGCCTCCTGCAATGGCCAGCCGATGGGGCGAGGTGTACTTTTGGGCAATCAGGAACTCGGCTGCGGCAATAAAATCGTCGAACACGTTTTGCTTCTTCTCCAGCATACCAGCCCGATGCCACTCCTCGCCGTACTCACCGCCTCCTCGAAGGTTTGCCACCGCATATACGCCACCATTCTCCAAAAACGCTATCCGCGAAGGGCTAAACGCTGGGGTTAGGCTAATGTTGAATCCGCCATAGCCGTAGAGCAGTGCTGGATTAGCACCATCAAGATCAATTCCTTTCTTATGGATGATGAACATCGGGACCTTTGTACCATCCTTGCTGGCATAGAAAACCTGACTGGTTTCGAAGCATTCAGGATCAAATACAACTTCCGTTGAACGATATGCGGAACTTTCTCCCAATTCCACATCATACTTATAGATGGCTGCAGGATTGGTAAAACTTGT
Encoded proteins:
- a CDS encoding outer membrane beta-barrel family protein, whose protein sequence is MKAQIVGYTPNLSDKFRSAPSTNVADIAIKTSAVIKEVTVTGKKPYIEKKADRTVLNIENSATASAESAYEVLKKAPNINIDKDDNININGKQGVTVMINDRPTQLSGTDLANYLKGLQGSEIEKVEIINNPPSRYDAAGNTGIINIRTKRNFKPGFNGSINGGITYNGQVGGSGGINLNLRSGKTNVYASYNPGTYPGDNDIELKRKIFYNNQSWLLDQKNRIEWRYNANSFKTGVDYDINKKNTIGIMVSGYANSMDNSTSGTTNFLSNKPTADSSIYSNNPTDGTFRNMSYNFNYKSILDTTGKELNVDVDYARFDNNSDARNETYYYDATGIAIRDPKLLKSESPSDITIKSAKADYVHPFNKIFRLEAGAKVSAVETDNNLNYYIIQNSSETFDPSRSNHFVYKEDIAAGYLSLSYDKNSTSIKGGLRVEHTSSNGNSITMNKVVDRSYVDFFPTFFVQQKINENNTIGLSYNRRIDRPRYRDLNPFRFYLDEYTFMEGNPFLDPQYTNNISVNHSWKNMIFTEFTYTNTQDVMVQIVEQNDETKVGKQTMKNLESLNSFSLTNSINVSPTQWWRSNNNITAYYNSYKKADSNLDQTNSKLSVNISSSNSFILPKKYTLELMAFYQSPLAYGMFQIEDMYSINLGIQKSFMDGKARVKVSFDDIFNTMRNKASANYDNIHVWSHTKWSSQRIGINFSYRFGKTNMKPSRQRRSGLEDESNRVGSGRQ
- a CDS encoding YwbE family protein, which codes for MDGRKRSDVRVGQLVNIVLKEHQRTGELTEGVVKDILTNSGTHPHGIKIRLETGEVGRIKEILENVED
- a CDS encoding carboxypeptidase-like regulatory domain-containing protein, producing MKHLFAQTFLLLALFGASAHDVSAMAGKYSVKGRVVDTDTKKPIEFASVVLIAVPDSTIKSSALTDPNGNYTFTNVAEGSYVVKAQIVGYSPNFSSRFASTPNTKVADIPIKSSAVIKEVMVTGKKPYIEKKADRTVLNIESSATASAESAYESTNCRIHPQSI
- a CDS encoding pentapeptide repeat-containing protein, whose amino-acid sequence is MVYDDEIFSNVSFAEIGLDGVEYDSCRFENCDFSGVSFSGIELIDCHFVNCDFSLVKLDGTGLKNATFTGCKLIGVDFSVASNFLFAVSFADCMLDYSIFLKKNMKGTTFRNSSVKSAMFEECNLSNAILDSCNFANTLFVQNNLQQADFRTSTEYSFDLELNRVKGAKFAYPSALGLFSKYGIEIE
- the pckA gene encoding phosphoenolpyruvate carboxykinase (ATP), which produces MNMSIDLSKYGIKGNFEIVHNPSYEELYQAEIDSKNEGFEKGTVTTTGAVAVDTGIFTGRSPKDKFFVKDEITEKNMWWDGTINRPVSTEIWDHCKNLVTEQLGSSKKLYVVDVFCGTNADTRMKVRFIMEVAWQAHFVTNMFIRPSHYELANFGEPDFVFLNGSKATNPQWKEQGLHSDVFILFNLGQKMSVCGGTWYGGEMKKGIFSLMNFYLPLKGIASMHCSANVGEGGDVAIFFGLSGTGKTTLSADPKRYLIGDDEHGWDNHGIFNYEGGCYAKVINLSKENEPDIWRAIRRDALLENVVVKEDGTPDFADDSRTENTRVSYPIYHINKIVLPSRAGHAKKVIYLSADAFGVLPPVSILDEKQAQYHFLCGFTSKLAGTERGITEPVPSFSPAFGEAFLTLHPTVYAKVLADKMREHGAKAYLVNTGWNGTGKRISLKDTRAIIDAIIDGSIEKAETVHIPIMNLTAPKSLNGVSDILDPRSTYADVKEWEAKAVKLAGMYIKNFQQYCDNDAAIALIPSGPQLPK